A single Musa acuminata AAA Group cultivar baxijiao chromosome BXJ2-1, Cavendish_Baxijiao_AAA, whole genome shotgun sequence DNA region contains:
- the LOC135584734 gene encoding chromatin modification-related protein EAF1 B-like isoform X5, giving the protein MHGLSPGLSLPVNAEIKPMGGVVDCGLGVDSKTSPRRAAIEKAQADLQQEFGIREERKKELEFLEKGGNPLDFKFIHAASISVQSTSLTDQVAEPYVTSEAKGSFTLAASPHGESVESSGRPGGSVGREPNIGDNLLLLNRENNKLHGEKNAKHRSKRGSISHLEQSSHVDGCHNAKDTEDSVIFRLGAKSQAYARRNRSRTGRDCTNLGLTDSGSRHGNRASITSSYTPSPRGTKGSLLELQAQNHAASSISNPKAANPDGAVVPEALAPDDQVDMQLDMMQHNDTCPDTVMDGSPQGVEEVKITENLQGSDSYNQHSSLAEKATNGTSSQLCDIIRKDDFLSVDLISAPLEANKSKEVTCGAENDNGCGVTDKSITSLDEDDLCHKISVADNINQNLDVDITENFFCANGTCDIHENTDGGQSLMPRTTDGSSGGDLKQTSEATTSVPDNRSLKEELTNADDPTNPNDASRFQLNFSNSVVQLKDDGCDSRTEAQIEVLPVTNSEPVKLNGEISCEPEKKIDNNLADSNCIKTSLLLSSTSGSQEAVLIKRSSTSTSEIQTSTASHKKAHEDAILKEARLIEARFKSAGELSSDSKYFEKQQKCHWDFVLEEMTWMANDFMQERLWKTAAASQVSRLIASCGRGKFDQLNILRVQRNVARSLAKAVMHFWHAAEALRMGDTTPNAIHHECKLYRLSSSNFMVAEMERDQDRHTVLDYAVRMLKYNGSISSHSALAEAPTTPDRQNDVGILEITWEDQLSEESLFYTVPSGAMQAYRKSMESQWMHYKKYGTVHQDDCETSMCNSVAGGPQENVYEEDEGETGTYLLPGMFEAGSSSKLSQKKRKHMQQKSIATRLNEGGGDFSYEPYLESKSGNQPFILNGKRTSSTFSVGSFPTKRVRTATRQRGVSPYPSGVVGPLRAISKTDASSEDTSSFLDDQSSLHGGSMSRKNLGVETTVDFERQLPYDGNEISSKSKKKKKKPKHLGYKNSLNLAEPGLLVVPGKQGSIQGSSYEQRLQAEPMIQHEQKEHVKKRMESQNFDTNGGGVYAQHAAKKTKILKQMPEASPDALTPVTGLLPSPVASQMSNMSNSNKLIKIIATRDRARKKGLKMTAGQSGSGGPWTNFEDQALVVLVHDMGPNWELVSDAINNTLQFKCIFRKPKECKERHKFLMDKSAGDGADSAEDSGSSQPYPSSLPGIPKGSARQLFQRLQGPMEEDILKTHFEKIILLGQNLSACRHQTDIQEGKQMTPIHSSHVVALSLVCPNNLSGGILTPLDFCESVSSSTDVFPMAYQGTHTGSLPVPSHQGSMTSILSTSSVSTMLQGSPGMVLSSSLPSTSAPLNPSSRDSQRYGVPRPSSLPVDDPQRMQQYSQMLSGRTLQQSSMSLPGALPMGVDRGVRMLPVASSMGMMSGVNRGMPMTRPAFQGLSSPGMLNIVSTGNILSSGGNGVPNSVNVHPGSVSSPGNSMMRPRDPLQMLRPGQNPEEHKQMMMQEIQMQASQANGQSVPPFNGLGASFSNAVIPAPIQTFPVQQHQQSHQMLQQAHMLGNPHHHHIQGTNHSSPQQQAYAIRVAKERQLQQRLMPHQQHHISVQNAVSPIQNNSQIQPQSQPCSPVTPVSSSQGQQKQQSISRNPPPGMSNQIMKQRQRQQVQHHQPRQQQQQQQQQQQQQRQQSQQQVKLMKGLGRGNVLIHHNLSADTPQISGFSTTSKNQVSDKHMMQQGQGFFPGNPGLNPALHQPGSQTNIYPHPLPQSTKQISPISDTCNQGSAQSSPSHNMLTSQQAPIPSSVSLPKQHQQPQQRYMNQSQQSTQRIMLQQNRQMNSDGRAQSSTDQGPVNKTVPSASITQGSDSGTSAPAVSSPTLWNPEPIYDTDAPPPTAQMVRSAQENVVGSEALVPSSSQSLVPHQLPGGVPLHGQDVGGQWQQQQQQQQQPQHQQEQQHSQHENQQTVQSNLYAQPSELGPG; this is encoded by the exons GTATTTCTCATTTAGAACAATCTTCTCATGTTGATGGttgtcataatgcaaaagatacgGAGGACTCTGTTATTTTTCGTCTTGGAGCTAAAAGCCAGGCATATGCGCGGCGTAATAGATCAAGAACAGGTCGTGATTGTACCAATTTAGGTTTGACTGATTCCGGTTCTCGACATGGCAATAGAGCTTCCATTACGTCTTCCTACACACCTAGTCCTAGGGGTACAAAAGGGTCTTTATTAGAGTTACAAGCACAAAACCATGCTGCTTCTTCCATTTCAAACCCAAAGGCAGCAAATCCAGATGGTGCTGTTGTACCTGAGGCTTTAGCTCCTGATGATCAAGTGGATATGCAGCTAGACATGATGCAACACAATGACACATGTCCTGACACAGTAATGGATGGATCGCCCCAAGGGGTAGAAGAAGTTAAAATTACTGAAAATCTGCAGGGAAGTGACTCCTATAATCAACATTCATCTCTTGCTGAGAAAGCTACCAATGGTACCTCCTCTCAGTTGTGTGATATTATCAGGAAGGATGATTTTCTTTCGGTTGATTTAATTTCTGCCCCCCTTGAGGCTAACAAAAGTAAGGAAGTCACATGTGGTGCTGAAAATGACAATGGATGTGGTGTAACAGATAAATCAATAACCAGTTTGGATGAGGATGATCTGTGTCATAAAATTTCTGTTGCAGACAATATCAATCAAAACTTGGATGTGGATATCACAGAAAATTTTTTTTGTGCAAATGGCACTTGTGACATTCATGAAAATACAGATGGCGGTCAGTCTTTGATGCCGAGGACAACTGATGGTAGTTCAGGAGGAGACTTAAAACAGACATCTGAAGCGACCACATCTGTGCCAGATAACAGGTCTTTAAAAGAAGAGCTAACTAATGCCGATGACCCCACTAATCCTAATGATGCATCTAGGTTTCAATTAAACTTCAGCAACTCAGTTGTTCAGTTGAAAGATGATGGATGTGACAGCAGAACTGAGGCTCAAATTGAAGTTTTGCCTGTTACCAACTCTGAACCTGTGAAACTGAATGGTGAAATCAGTTGTGAGCcagaaaagaaaatcgataataatTTAGCTGATTCAAATTGCATCAAAACAAGCTTATTGTTGTCCTCAACTTCTGGCTCTCAAGAAGCTGTCCTGATAAAAAGGAGTTCTACATCTACCTCTGAGATTCAGACTTCCACTGCAAGTCACAAAAAGGCACATGAAGATGCTATATTGAAAGAGGCCAGATTAATAGAG GCACGGTTCAAAAGTGCTGGGGAGCTGTCTTCTGATAGTAAATATTTCGAGAAGCAACAAAAATGTCACTGGGATTTTGTGCTTGAGGAAATGACATGGATGGCAAATGATTTCATGCAG GAGAGATTGTGGAAGACTGCAGCTGCTTCACAAGTTTCTCGATTGATTGCTTCTTGTGGTCGAGGAAAATTTGACCAGCTAAACATATTGCGCGTGCAAAGAAACGTGGCTAGAAGTCTAGCCAAGGCAGTTATGCACTTCTGGCATGCAGCTGAGGCTCTCCGTATGGGTGACACTACACCTAATGCAATCCATCATGAATGCAAATTATATAGGCTCAGTTCATCAAATTTCATGGTGGCTGAAATGGAGAGAGACCAG GACCGTCATACTGTCTTGGACTATGCAGTTAGGATGCTGAAATATAATGGCAGCATATCAAGTCATTCTGCCTTGGCTGAAGCACCAACTACTCCTGATAGACAAAATGATGTGGGCATTTTGGAAATAACTTGGGAAGATCAACTTTCTGAA GAAAGTCTTTTCTATACAGTACCTTCTGGTGCGATGCAGGCATACAGAAAATCTATGGAGTCCCAGTGGATGCATTACAAG AAATATGGTACTGTGCATCAAGATGATTGTGAGACCTCTATGTGCAATTCTGTGGCAG GTGGACCTCAGGAAAATGTATATGAAGAGGATGAAGGTGAAACAGGCACCTATCTTCTGCCTGGAATGTTTGAAGCAGGCTCATCATCAAAACTTTCCCAGAAGAAGAGAAAACACATGCAACAAAAATCCATTGCCACAAGGCTTAATGAAGGTGGTGGTGACTTTTCTTATGAACCTTACTTGGAAAGCAAATCAGGAAATCAACCTTTTATATTAAATGGGAAAAGAACTTCAAGTACCTTTAGTGTTGGTTCATTTCCAACAAAACGTGTAAGAACAGCTACAAGGCAGCGGGGTGTCAGTCCTTATCCTTCTGGAGTTGTTGGGCCTCTACGAGCAATTAGTAAAACAGATGCTTCAAGTGAAGACACAAGTTCTTTCCTAGATGACCAGAGTTCATTGCATGGTGGATCTATGTCCAGGAAAAATTTGGGTGTTGAGACTACAGTAGACTTTGAGAGGCAATTGCCATATGATGGTAATGAAATATCCTCAAAatctaaaaagaagaagaagaagcctaaGCATTTAGGATATAAGAATTCACTAAACTTGGCTGAACCTGGTCTTTTAGTTGTTCCTGGAAAG CAGGGTTCAATCCAGGGGTCATCGTATGAGCAAAGGTTGCAAGCTGAACCCATGATTCAGCATGAGCAG AAGGAACATGTTAAAAAGAGAATGGAGTCTCAAAATTTTGATACAAATGGAGGTGGTG TTTACGCACAACATGCTGCTAAGAAGACCAAAATTTTGAAGCAAATGCCAGAGGCTTCCCCTGATGCACTTACTCCAGTGACTGGGTTGTTGCCTTCACCAGTTGCTTCCCAGATGAGTAATATGTCCAATTCGAATAAACTTATCAAAATCATTGCCACTCGGGATCGTGCACGAAAAAAGGGATTGAAG ATGACTGCTGGGCAATCTGGATCGGGAGGTCCATGGACAAATTTTGAGGATCAG GCACTTGTTGTCCTTGTTCATGATATGGGTCCAAACTGGGAGCTAGTTAGTGATGCAATCAACAATACCCTCCAGTTCAAG TGTATCTTCCGCAAACCCAAAGAATGCAAAGAGCGACACAAATTTTTGATGGACAAAAGTGCTGGTGATGGGGCTGACAGTGCAGAAGACTCTGGTTCATCTCAGCCATATCCATCCAGTCTACCTGGAATTCCAAAG GGAAGTGCACGACAGTTGTTTCAGCGTCTTCAGGGACCAATGGAAGAGGATATTCTGAAGACACATTTTGAGAAAATCATTTTGCTTGGACAAAATCTGTCTGCCTGTAGGCATCAG ACTGATATTCAGGAAGGGAAACAAATGACTCCAATTCATAGTTCCCATGTAGTTGCTCTTTCACTTGTATGCCCAAACAACTTGAGTGGAGGTATTCTAAC accacttgatttttgtgaatcGGTTTCTTCAAGCACAGATGTTTTTCCTATGGCATATCAGGGTACTCATACTGGTAGCTTACCAGTCCCAAGTCATCAAGGTTCTATGACTTCTATCCTTTCTACGTCAAGTGTTAGCACCATGTTACAAGGATCTCCTGGTATGGTCCTCAGTAGCAGCTTACCTTCAACCTCTGCTCCATTGAATCCCTCTTCTAG GGATTCCCAGAGGTACGGTGTGCCAAGACCATCTAGCTTACCTGTTGATGATCCACAAAGAATGCAGCAGTATAGCCAAATGCTTTCTGGAAGAACCCTTCAGCAATCTAGTATGTCATTACCTGGAGCTTTGCCAATGGGGGTTGATCGTGGTGTTCGAATGTTGCCTGTAGCTAGTAGTATGGGGATGATGTCTGGGGTGAACAGAGGAATGCCCATGACAAGGCCAGCATTTCAAGGATTAAGTTCCCCAGGCATGTTGAACATAGTTTCCACTGGAAATATTCTTTCGAGTGGTGGAAATGGGGTGCCAAATTCTGTGAATGTGCATCCAGGTTCTGTATCTAGCCCAGGAAACTCAATGATGCGGCCACGGGATCCTCTGCAGATGCTTCGG CCTGGTCAAAATCCAGAGGAACATAAGCAAATGATGATGCAAGAAATACAGATGCAAGCCTCACAAGCGAATGGGCAGTCTGTTCCACCTTTCAATGGTCTGGGCGCCTCCTTTTCCAATGCAGTGATTCCTGCACCAATTCAGACATTTCCAGTTCAACAACACCAACAATCTCATCAGATGCTGCAACAAGCACACATGCTTGGAAACCCTCACCATCATCACATACAAGGCACAAACCACTCGAGCCCTCAGCAGCAGGCATATGCCATCCGGGTTGCTAAAGAGAGGCAACTCCAACAACGGTTGATGCCTCATCAACAACACCATATCTCTGTACAAAATGCAGTGTCACCTATTCAAAATAATTCACAGATCCAACCGCAATCACAGCCATGTTCTCCTGTGACTCCAGTATCTTCTTCACAAGGTCAACAGAAGCAGCAAAGTATATCAAGGAACCCACCACCTGGAATGTCAAATCAGATTATGAAGCAAAGACAACGGCAACAGGTTCAACATCATCAGCcaagacagcagcagcagcagcaacaacaacaacaacagcagcaaaGGCAACAGTCTCAACAGCAAGTCAAACTTATGAAAGGATTAGGCAGGGGGAACGTGTTAATTCATCATAACTTATCAGCAGACACCCCTCAAATTAGTGGCTTTTCAACAACTTCTAAGAACCAAGTTTCTGATAAACATATGATGCAGCAGGGCCAAGGATTTTTTCCTGGTAATCCAGGTCTGAACCCAGCATTGCATCAACCTGGAAGTCAAACAAATATCTACCCTCATCCACTTCCACAGTCAACAAAGCAAATATCACCAATTTCTGATACCTGCAATCAAGGCTCTGCTCAAAGTTCACCCAGCCATAACATGTTAACTTCTCAGCAAGCTCCAATTCCTTCTTCAGTCTCTTTGCCTAAACAACATCAACAACCGCAGCAGCGTTATATGAATCAATCTCAACAAAGCACTCAAAGAATAATGCTTCAGCAAAATCGGCAGATGAACTCTGATGGTAGGGCGCAATCATCAACTGATCAGGGCCCAGTTAATAAGACAGTTCCGAGTGCATCAATTACTCAGGGTAGTGATTCAGGCACTAGTGCACCTGCGGTTTCATCTCCAACCCTGTGGAATCCAGAGCCAATATATGATACAGATGCACCGCCTCCAACGGCTCAAATGGTTAGGTCAGCACAGGAAAATGTAGTGGGGAGTGAAGCTTTAGTGCCTTCTTCCAGCCAGAGCTTAGTACCACATCAATTGCCAGGAGGTGTGCCACTGCATGGTCAAGATGTTGGGGGGCAgtggcagcaacagcagcagcaacaacagcaacCTCAGCATCAGCAGGAGCAGCAACATTCTCAGCATGAGAATCAACAGACGGTTCAAAGCAATTTGTATGCACAACCTTCAGAGTTGGGACCAGGGTGA